TTCGTCACGCGGGAGGCCAAGCCGCTGCCGGCGGCGGAGCGGCGCATCGACCGGCTCTTGCGGGAGATCCTGGAGGCGCCGGATCGCGCCATCCGCGTCGAGGCGCAAGCCGAATCGGCGGCGGTGGCCACGGCGCGCGCCCAGTGGCTGGCCGAGCGCCTCGAGGAGCGCTTGCTGCTCGCCGACGGCCAGGTTGCCTTCGAGGGCCGGAGCTACAAGGGGAACCCGCCCGGTCGCGACGGTCTGCTGCGCGTCACCCTGCTGCGCGACCACAGCGGCCGCTAGCAGGGCGGCACGGGCACTGCCTAGCGCATGAGCCCCATGGCGTCGCGGGCCTCGCTCAGCACCTCGCGGGCGATGCGCCGGCAGCGCTCCGCCCCCGCCGCGAGCACCTCGCGCACGCGCTCCGGGTGCTCCGCGAGCGTGCGATAGCGCTCGCGGACCGGCGCGAGCTGGGCGTCGATGTTGTCGGCCAGCACCCGCTTGCAGTCGAAGCAGCCGATCCCCGCGCTGCGGCAGCCCGCGGCCAGCTCGGCCCGCCTGGCCTCGTCGGTGAAGGCCTTGTGGATCGTGAAGAGGTTGCAGTCCTCGGGCTCGCCCGGATCGCTTCGCCGCACGCGGCGCGCGTCGGTGACGGCGGGCCGGAGCTTCTCCCAGATCTCCTCCGGGCCG
This genomic interval from bacterium contains the following:
- a CDS encoding tryptophan--tRNA ligase — its product is RKNINVGLLSYPVLQAADISLYRGELVPVGEDQVQHLELAREIVRRFNARYGEVFPEPQPLLSTAKRILGLDGQAKMSKSLGNTLAMLAGPEEIWEKLRPAVTDARRVRRSDPGEPEDCNLFTIHKAFTDEARRAELAAGCRSAGIGCFDCKRVLADNIDAQLAPVRERYRTLAEHPERVREVLAAGAERCRRIAREVLSEARDAMGLMR